One segment of Victivallis lenta DNA contains the following:
- a CDS encoding Gfo/Idh/MocA family protein, giving the protein MKKIRMMIAGTANPHVPLYLRGAGRNVEALEIVAVSDFDAVRLGQASEILSGRPGIRYYHDYRAMFEAHPEADAVMIGSDNVDHFEMFKAAVERRLHIYMMKVISMDEDECRRMIEIGRSYDRVVQCELELHFCPQFAYARKLYRSGALGELKSVYLTNISQSPCNYFPNWGDPQLSYGKRMPLRPGAAVFRGGAITDHPHPYDLIRWITGREFRIVNAVSARNQRARLAVEDHAALTGELDGGVKYFVNPSYSNLEEEVPARRLLWPKSLECNLKLTGSLGYFACDYFDRHVYIVGKNFASPDRLIADSTPELPAPAGASLIGSFAAAVAGERPGPESTLEDSFAAVRVMNAAYDSIYRNTTIEL; this is encoded by the coding sequence ATGAAGAAGATAAGAATGATGATCGCCGGAACGGCGAATCCGCATGTCCCCTTGTATCTGCGCGGAGCGGGCCGGAATGTCGAAGCGCTGGAGATCGTCGCGGTTTCGGATTTTGACGCCGTCCGTCTCGGGCAGGCGAGCGAAATACTGTCCGGCCGCCCCGGAATCCGCTATTACCATGATTACCGGGCCATGTTCGAAGCGCACCCGGAGGCCGACGCGGTCATGATCGGCAGCGACAACGTCGACCACTTCGAGATGTTCAAAGCCGCCGTGGAGCGCCGTCTGCACATCTATATGATGAAGGTGATCTCAATGGATGAGGACGAGTGCCGACGGATGATCGAGATCGGCCGTTCATACGACCGGGTCGTCCAATGCGAGCTCGAACTGCACTTCTGCCCGCAGTTCGCCTATGCGCGGAAACTGTACCGCTCCGGAGCGCTCGGGGAGCTGAAATCGGTCTACCTGACCAATATTTCGCAAAGTCCCTGCAACTATTTCCCGAACTGGGGAGATCCGCAGCTCTCCTACGGCAAACGCATGCCGCTCCGTCCCGGCGCGGCGGTTTTCCGTGGCGGAGCGATCACCGACCACCCGCACCCGTACGACCTGATCCGCTGGATCACCGGACGCGAGTTCCGGATCGTCAATGCGGTTTCGGCCCGCAATCAGCGCGCCCGCCTTGCGGTCGAGGATCATGCCGCGCTCACCGGCGAACTCGACGGCGGCGTGAAGTATTTCGTGAATCCTTCCTACTCGAATCTCGAAGAGGAGGTCCCGGCGCGCCGGCTGCTCTGGCCGAAGTCGCTCGAGTGCAACCTGAAACTGACCGGCAGTCTCGGATATTTCGCGTGCGACTACTTCGACCGTCATGTCTATATCGTCGGTAAGAATTTCGCGTCTCCGGACCGGCTGATTGCAGACAGTACGCCGGAGTTGCCGGCGCCGGCCGGGGCGTCGCTGATCGGCAGTTTCGCCGCGGCCGTCGCCGGGGAGCGTCCCGGGCCGGAGAGCACGCTCGAAGACAGCTTCGCGGCGGTCCGGGTCATGAATGCCGCCTATGACTCGATTTACCGGAACACGACCATCGAACTCTGA
- a CDS encoding ABC transporter substrate-binding protein — protein sequence MKKIFLIIASVLIAASAVTVWTRKESSDRPSIVWTAGLSQDRVEQVELFHRWLVENGYTAEDGGPLFTVRLESAGNQSVLIQAVSGMAGDLIDHVPVKRFAPMGVLEDITEFARENGLDPGSNYGAARGLLMYNGRQYAYPCNLAAVALVCNADLFRRYGMEPPPEEWTPEEFERIGLEFTRRANAGRARQEVFFAGAIPRMLLPLARSMGGDVFNETLTAPRLTDEAFVRALKLYLRWVAELHLIPDAAEIASESADGSSVNGQATPQLVAGRYGMIVSGRYVNMDLRRFRKGPVALSFSQFPEYGFKNLILSSRNTAIYRGAKEKRYAEIFLLYLAGKEYNELIINGSDGLPPNPKWAADNPDYHTPPGREYEGNLHTNELRWARTIAIPESFSPYYPLADNRIEDAYNRVANNLCTPEKALEIADRSIAHSIRETVEGTPSLRERYRRACELQKKIDERKAAGRKIPAAWISNPFHLKYYGDAGKLE from the coding sequence ATGAAAAAAATCTTTCTTATTATCGCATCGGTCCTGATCGCGGCTTCGGCGGTCACCGTATGGACGCGGAAGGAGAGCTCCGATCGCCCGTCGATCGTCTGGACCGCCGGATTGTCGCAGGACCGGGTCGAACAGGTGGAACTCTTTCACCGGTGGCTGGTTGAGAACGGCTATACGGCCGAAGACGGCGGTCCGCTCTTCACGGTCCGGCTCGAGAGCGCCGGCAACCAGAGCGTACTGATTCAGGCGGTCTCCGGCATGGCCGGGGACCTGATCGACCATGTCCCCGTGAAGCGTTTCGCCCCGATGGGAGTGCTTGAGGACATCACGGAGTTCGCCCGCGAAAACGGGCTCGACCCCGGCAGCAACTACGGCGCGGCCCGCGGACTTCTGATGTACAACGGCCGCCAGTATGCCTACCCCTGCAACCTCGCGGCGGTCGCCCTGGTCTGCAACGCGGATCTGTTCCGCCGATACGGCATGGAGCCGCCGCCGGAGGAGTGGACGCCGGAGGAGTTCGAACGCATCGGCCTGGAATTCACCCGGCGGGCCAACGCGGGCAGGGCGAGGCAGGAGGTGTTTTTCGCGGGAGCCATCCCCCGGATGCTTCTGCCGCTCGCCCGCAGCATGGGCGGCGATGTCTTCAATGAGACGCTGACCGCGCCGCGCCTGACGGACGAAGCTTTCGTCAGAGCGCTGAAGCTCTATCTCCGCTGGGTTGCCGAGCTTCACCTGATTCCGGATGCCGCCGAGATCGCCTCCGAAAGCGCCGACGGCAGCAGCGTCAACGGACAGGCCACGCCGCAGCTTGTCGCCGGGCGCTACGGCATGATCGTCTCTGGACGGTATGTGAACATGGACCTGCGCCGCTTCAGGAAGGGGCCGGTCGCATTGAGCTTTTCCCAATTCCCGGAGTACGGCTTCAAAAACCTCATCCTGAGCTCGCGCAATACGGCGATTTACCGGGGGGCGAAGGAGAAGAGATATGCGGAAATCTTTCTGCTTTATCTGGCGGGGAAGGAGTACAACGAACTTATCATCAACGGTTCCGACGGTCTCCCGCCGAATCCGAAATGGGCGGCGGACAATCCGGATTACCACACGCCGCCGGGCCGGGAATACGAAGGCAACCTCCACACCAACGAACTCAGATGGGCCCGCACCATTGCGATACCGGAGAGCTTCAGTCCCTATTATCCGCTGGCGGACAACCGGATCGAGGACGCTTACAACCGGGTGGCGAACAACCTCTGCACGCCGGAGAAGGCGCTGGAGATCGCCGACCGCTCCATCGCCCATTCGATCCGTGAGACGGTGGAGGGAACCCCTTCGCTCCGCGAGCGTTACCGGCGGGCGTGCGAGCTCCAGAAGAAGATCGACGAACGCAAGGCCGCCGGCAGGAAAATACCGGCGGCCTGGATCAGCAACCCGTTTCACCTGAAATATTACGGAGATGCCGGGAAGCTGGAGTAA
- a CDS encoding sugar O-acetyltransferase yields MREEEKIFSGVLFNPGDPELKAIKLRSHKLSAQYSATGEDETEIRAELIRQMLAEFGEGSFLQGPVFFHYGRHTKIGRRCFFNYNLTIQDDAPVVIGDDNNFGPNLTIVTPVHPMLPEERRFMLDGNGVPKHFCYAKPVRIGNDCWFGANVVVCPGVTIGDGCVIGAGSVVTRDIPPLSFAAGNPCRVIREITEADSMVRKPEILADNRPMPR; encoded by the coding sequence ATGCGAGAAGAAGAAAAGATTTTCAGCGGCGTCCTTTTCAACCCCGGCGACCCGGAGCTGAAGGCGATCAAACTGCGCTCCCATAAGCTGAGCGCGCAATACAGTGCGACCGGCGAAGACGAAACCGAAATCCGCGCGGAGCTGATCCGGCAGATGCTCGCCGAATTCGGGGAAGGCAGCTTTCTGCAGGGGCCGGTCTTTTTTCATTACGGCCGCCACACGAAGATCGGCAGGCGCTGCTTCTTCAATTACAACTTGACGATTCAGGACGACGCCCCCGTCGTCATCGGCGACGACAACAACTTCGGGCCGAACCTGACGATCGTGACGCCGGTCCACCCGATGCTGCCGGAGGAACGCCGCTTCATGCTCGACGGCAACGGTGTTCCGAAGCACTTCTGCTATGCGAAACCGGTTCGAATCGGCAACGACTGCTGGTTCGGCGCGAATGTCGTGGTCTGTCCCGGCGTCACGATCGGCGACGGCTGCGTGATCGGGGCCGGAAGCGTGGTCACCCGCGACATTCCTCCCCTTTCGTTCGCAGCCGGCAACCCGTGCCGCGTCATCCGGGAGATCACCGAAGCCGACAGCATGGTCCGCAAGCCGGAAATCCTCGCCGACAATCGTCCGATGCCGCGCTGA
- a CDS encoding type II secretion system protein: protein MNKRFTLIELLVVIAIIAILASMLLPALHRAREKAKTTNCLSEKKQLMAATLQYISAYGDSIPSENIHLPDGRETLLADGLSFLGFTGRGTSSRQNEPDRKMAFGTTCPSCPYPVSNNDYTIGVNRRLTTLWGAKVTYKITQFRKPSILSYWSCTVGANLGNNTWGGAEGGWAYTPKSHIGAWHDNTSATMGFFDGHCAVIRKDAIDGDGDEILEPAKCL, encoded by the coding sequence ATGAACAAGCGATTTACTTTGATCGAACTCCTGGTGGTCATTGCGATCATCGCAATCCTCGCTTCGATGCTGCTCCCCGCCCTGCACCGGGCGCGCGAAAAGGCAAAAACCACCAACTGCCTCAGCGAGAAGAAGCAGCTGATGGCGGCGACGCTTCAATACATAAGCGCTTACGGCGACAGTATTCCCTCGGAAAACATCCACCTGCCGGACGGACGCGAAACATTGCTGGCAGACGGCCTCAGCTTTCTGGGGTTCACCGGCCGGGGAACCTCATCCAGGCAGAATGAACCCGACAGAAAAATGGCGTTCGGCACCACCTGCCCTTCCTGTCCGTACCCGGTCAGCAACAACGATTACACCATCGGGGTCAACCGGCGGCTCACCACTTTATGGGGAGCCAAAGTCACCTATAAAATAACGCAATTCCGAAAACCCTCCATCCTTTCCTACTGGAGCTGCACCGTCGGCGCGAACCTCGGCAACAACACATGGGGCGGTGCGGAAGGCGGCTGGGCCTACACGCCGAAGAGCCACATCGGCGCATGGCACGACAACACTTCCGCCACCATGGGCTTCTTTGACGGACACTGTGCCGTGATCCGCAAAGACGCGATCGACGGTGACGGCGACGAGATCCTTGAACCTGCCAAATGCCTCTGA
- a CDS encoding endo-1,3-alpha-glucanase family glycosylhydrolase — MRLQSFCLLFALCAAFGGFAAERPKQIFAHYMGCYPAGTGPTAHHRSELKLDHNSPAFGQATGGTVYNWDLVPHKTRLSPEASAELDIKRAIRGGIDGFSLDAWAGSAGAKATLDALFRAAEKSGSDFKITICLDPSCLPQHPEDSGDTRPHAYADAIKYLLERHGDSPNLARRNGKPLIFGYHSQGIAKAINTPEDRRKIADAYREVERLVGQPLYFHFCIGAFNWGVPSGKGASVEEAGAWAAEHFPAVGDFFDAYYPTDEILKAGRAVKAKGAEWSQPMWFQYYNRGNQSLYVEDGFNKLRRMWKNARDLDSTLLQFVTWNDYGEDTVLAPGYNTNYAVLAYNRYFIDWWKQGKPPAVDRDRIILSFRRFNEDAQIYPFHAREFAPGVIEVVTLLTAPGRVELPGRGIAYDAPAGMSFRQFPVTPGSVAATVARNGKKVVEVVAPEVITDRPFRPDNTMYAFSSDCDRYWEEDFPGVPPLHYSEYGDADGDELPNWFEMYYFGRFGDFTTMTAADPEADPDGDGFTNLEEYRNQTDPLVAEKPYRAGDEWRRQDIFDAKTCANPERDFNGRAVWRYYYKHGKQGEIRNDGHYERTNSNLPNVPYTGGVLAHLSPSSAPGFRHLHGWIAFTPEGDTLFKPRREAAQILGWRSPVAGTVSVSGEILPDNGGQDGITLKIGTRTQSLFDKVIPPKTGLKFDLRQVRVQKGDEIFFFCDCSPGFDSDRLVIRNLVIKLDNLE, encoded by the coding sequence ATGAGACTTCAATCATTTTGTCTGCTTTTCGCCTTGTGCGCCGCATTCGGCGGCTTTGCAGCCGAACGGCCGAAACAGATTTTCGCCCACTACATGGGCTGCTACCCGGCCGGGACCGGACCGACCGCCCACCACCGCAGCGAGCTGAAACTCGACCATAACAGCCCGGCCTTCGGGCAGGCCACCGGCGGAACCGTCTACAACTGGGACCTTGTTCCCCACAAGACCCGGCTTTCACCCGAGGCCAGCGCCGAGCTTGATATTAAACGCGCGATCCGCGGCGGTATCGACGGCTTTTCGCTCGATGCCTGGGCCGGGTCCGCCGGAGCAAAAGCCACGCTGGATGCGCTGTTCCGGGCCGCCGAAAAATCCGGCTCCGATTTTAAAATCACGATCTGCCTCGACCCCTCCTGCCTGCCGCAGCACCCGGAAGACAGCGGCGACACCCGGCCGCATGCGTATGCCGACGCGATCAAGTATCTGCTCGAACGGCACGGCGACAGCCCGAATCTCGCCCGGCGCAACGGAAAGCCGCTGATTTTCGGCTATCACTCGCAGGGCATCGCCAAAGCAATCAACACGCCGGAGGACCGGCGCAAGATCGCCGACGCCTATCGCGAGGTCGAGCGCCTCGTCGGGCAGCCGCTCTACTTTCACTTCTGTATCGGCGCGTTCAACTGGGGCGTTCCGAGCGGGAAAGGCGCTTCCGTCGAAGAGGCGGGCGCCTGGGCCGCGGAACACTTTCCGGCGGTCGGGGATTTCTTCGACGCCTACTACCCGACCGACGAAATCCTCAAGGCCGGCCGCGCCGTCAAGGCGAAGGGAGCCGAGTGGAGCCAGCCGATGTGGTTTCAATACTACAACCGCGGCAACCAGTCGCTTTACGTCGAAGACGGCTTCAACAAACTCCGGCGCATGTGGAAGAACGCCCGCGACCTCGACTCGACGCTGCTTCAGTTCGTGACCTGGAACGATTACGGCGAAGACACGGTTCTCGCGCCGGGCTACAACACGAACTATGCCGTACTCGCGTACAACCGCTATTTCATCGACTGGTGGAAACAGGGGAAACCGCCCGCCGTCGACCGGGACCGGATCATTCTCTCCTTCCGCCGGTTCAACGAAGACGCACAGATCTACCCGTTTCACGCACGGGAGTTCGCGCCGGGCGTCATCGAAGTGGTAACGTTGCTGACCGCGCCCGGCCGGGTCGAACTGCCGGGCCGCGGGATCGCCTACGACGCGCCGGCCGGCATGAGCTTCCGCCAGTTCCCGGTCACGCCCGGAAGCGTCGCCGCAACCGTGGCGAGGAACGGAAAAAAGGTCGTGGAAGTCGTTGCGCCCGAAGTGATCACCGACCGCCCGTTCCGTCCGGACAATACGATGTACGCCTTTTCCAGCGACTGCGACCGGTATTGGGAGGAGGATTTTCCCGGCGTTCCGCCGCTTCATTACAGCGAATACGGGGACGCTGACGGCGACGAGCTGCCGAACTGGTTCGAAATGTATTACTTCGGCCGGTTCGGAGATTTCACGACGATGACCGCGGCGGACCCGGAGGCCGATCCGGACGGCGACGGCTTCACGAATCTCGAGGAGTACCGGAACCAAACCGATCCGCTCGTTGCCGAAAAGCCGTACCGCGCCGGCGACGAATGGCGGCGGCAGGATATCTTCGACGCGAAAACCTGCGCGAACCCCGAACGCGATTTCAACGGCCGGGCGGTCTGGCGCTACTACTACAAGCACGGCAAGCAGGGGGAAATCAGAAACGACGGGCATTATGAACGAACCAACTCCAATCTGCCGAACGTTCCGTACACGGGCGGCGTGCTCGCCCACCTGTCGCCGTCGTCGGCGCCGGGCTTCCGACATCTGCACGGCTGGATCGCGTTTACGCCGGAGGGGGACACCCTGTTCAAACCGCGGCGCGAGGCGGCGCAGATCCTCGGCTGGAGAAGCCCGGTCGCCGGAACCGTCTCCGTCTCCGGCGAGATCCTGCCGGACAACGGCGGACAGGACGGCATCACACTCAAAATCGGCACCCGGACGCAATCCCTTTTCGACAAGGTGATTCCGCCGAAAACCGGGCTGAAGTTCGACTTGCGGCAGGTCAGGGTTCAGAAGGGTGACGAAATCTTTTTCTTCTGCGACTGTTCGCCGGGCTTTGACTCCGACCGGCTGGTGATCCGCAATCTCGTCATCAAACTGGACAACCTGGAGTAA
- a CDS encoding endo-1,3-alpha-glucanase family glycosylhydrolase produces MNRIAQIAGFCLLAGAAVAAAAEERHVFAHYMTCFSSTPDFYGREIELAQRYGIDGFALNCGEWKKFDAAGNAADTRYVTNADSIFEQARKLGTDFRCFMSPDFAGSAISGDTKRNVTDMYRRYYDHPNLFRFRGKAFLSGYAGLPAQYHDPAAILRKEGREILVVPQAGLAFHPMARSPETVRKLLAMEPELDGIGYFTCDGTVGDLTDGNRVSRREALLAGKLCLAGVCPSYNSPNRRDFRGMAGYEAMWRGIIADDPEFVEIITWNDYQEDSNLMPFRWNHSAPETGLDREHFNRDESFLDVTGYFANYYKTGVAPEIGQDRLYVTSRNRPRSLTRVWIPSQSAWGDQRFDGSPLDQLHTDVGDNLYVSAFLTSPARLEVKTGKTARAFELPGGISHVELPFEPGVPEFRLTRRGTTVFDLVNRRSIVSEATKTNAVQGQHLIFREWTTGAAAGEPILTLKPEQTAFHPARTSPESWSLPDGIAGNSYCFRISFRNPEPGDDARLTLRFDTPGTDYGINPCYFPLFLPPTGKEERATAFLFTIPAGTSSVTLGMEKTPDGFDDRGNVEISSIQLIPLKHFAPNRKTPSPLVRIPGGSFRSGEREIALDPFAIGRCEVTNAEYERFFPEHRERRDSFSWRDRDPVIYVSWTDAARYCNRLSAEKGLKPAYDEQSWQLIPDADGFRLPSEAQWEYVATGRGENRRYPWGDEPPSRKHANLPPDPLGLDPYTRIGAGSGTTPAGSFPAGASRDGVLDLAGNVSEWCTDTYLDERPRSGRNPVETGASPYRSIRGSSFGYYNSDAENTVREFNHPGYPGYIYIGFRVALPEAGLKKTGTR; encoded by the coding sequence ATGAACCGGATCGCACAAATCGCCGGGTTCTGCCTCCTGGCCGGAGCCGCCGTCGCGGCGGCCGCGGAGGAGCGGCACGTCTTCGCCCACTACATGACCTGTTTCTCTTCCACGCCGGACTTCTACGGGCGCGAAATCGAGCTCGCGCAGAGATACGGCATCGACGGTTTCGCTCTGAACTGCGGCGAGTGGAAGAAGTTCGACGCGGCAGGCAACGCCGCCGATACCCGCTACGTCACGAACGCCGACAGCATCTTCGAACAGGCCCGGAAGCTCGGGACCGATTTCCGCTGCTTCATGTCGCCGGACTTCGCCGGAAGCGCGATTTCCGGCGACACGAAGCGGAACGTGACGGACATGTACCGCCGGTATTATGACCATCCGAATCTGTTCCGGTTCCGCGGCAAGGCGTTTCTTTCCGGCTATGCCGGACTGCCGGCGCAGTATCATGACCCGGCCGCGATCCTCCGGAAAGAAGGCAGGGAGATTCTGGTCGTGCCGCAGGCCGGGCTTGCGTTTCATCCGATGGCGCGCAGCCCCGAAACGGTCCGCAAACTTCTGGCCATGGAACCGGAACTCGACGGCATCGGCTACTTCACCTGCGACGGCACGGTCGGCGACCTGACCGACGGCAACCGGGTTTCGCGGCGCGAAGCGCTGCTGGCGGGCAAGCTCTGCCTCGCCGGCGTCTGCCCCTCCTACAACAGCCCGAACCGGCGCGATTTCCGGGGGATGGCCGGCTACGAGGCGATGTGGCGCGGCATCATCGCCGACGATCCCGAATTCGTCGAAATCATCACATGGAACGATTACCAGGAGGATTCGAACCTGATGCCGTTCCGCTGGAATCACTCCGCGCCCGAAACCGGCCTCGACCGCGAACACTTCAACCGCGACGAGTCGTTTCTGGACGTAACCGGCTATTTTGCGAACTACTACAAAACCGGCGTCGCGCCGGAGATCGGACAGGATCGGCTTTACGTCACGAGCCGCAACCGCCCGCGCAGCCTGACCCGGGTCTGGATTCCATCCCAAAGCGCCTGGGGCGACCAGCGTTTCGACGGTTCCCCGCTCGACCAGCTCCATACGGACGTCGGGGACAATCTCTATGTCAGCGCGTTTCTGACCTCCCCTGCCCGGCTGGAGGTGAAGACCGGGAAAACGGCACGGGCGTTCGAACTGCCCGGCGGAATCTCGCACGTCGAGCTCCCGTTCGAACCCGGCGTGCCGGAATTCCGCCTGACCCGGCGCGGCACGACCGTCTTCGACCTCGTGAACCGGCGGAGCATCGTATCGGAAGCGACGAAGACCAACGCCGTGCAGGGGCAACACCTGATTTTCCGCGAGTGGACCACCGGCGCAGCGGCAGGCGAACCGATCCTGACGCTGAAGCCGGAGCAGACCGCCTTCCATCCGGCGCGCACTTCGCCGGAGAGCTGGAGCCTGCCGGACGGCATCGCCGGAAACAGCTACTGCTTCCGGATCAGCTTCCGGAACCCGGAGCCGGGCGACGACGCACGGCTGACGCTGCGCTTCGACACTCCGGGAACGGATTACGGCATCAATCCGTGCTACTTTCCGCTCTTTCTGCCGCCGACCGGCAAGGAGGAGCGGGCAACCGCGTTCCTGTTCACGATTCCGGCCGGAACAAGCTCCGTCACGCTCGGCATGGAGAAGACGCCGGACGGTTTTGACGACCGCGGCAATGTCGAAATTTCGTCGATCCAGCTCATCCCGCTCAAGCACTTCGCCCCGAACCGCAAAACGCCGTCGCCGCTGGTCCGGATTCCGGGCGGCTCGTTCCGGAGCGGAGAGCGGGAGATCGCGCTCGATCCGTTCGCAATCGGACGGTGCGAAGTGACCAACGCCGAATACGAACGGTTCTTCCCCGAACACCGGGAACGGCGCGACAGCTTCTCGTGGCGGGACCGCGATCCGGTGATCTACGTATCATGGACCGACGCCGCCCGCTACTGCAACCGGCTTTCGGCGGAGAAGGGCCTGAAGCCCGCCTACGACGAACAGAGCTGGCAGCTGATCCCGGACGCGGACGGTTTCCGGCTTCCGAGCGAAGCGCAGTGGGAATATGTCGCCACCGGGCGCGGAGAGAACCGCCGCTACCCGTGGGGCGACGAGCCGCCGTCGCGGAAACATGCGAACCTGCCGCCCGATCCGCTCGGGCTCGACCCGTATACGCGCATCGGCGCCGGCTCAGGAACGACTCCGGCCGGAAGTTTCCCGGCCGGAGCGAGCCGGGACGGCGTACTGGACCTTGCCGGGAACGTATCCGAATGGTGTACCGATACTTATCTGGATGAAAGACCGCGCTCCGGGAGGAATCCCGTCGAAACCGGCGCGTCTCCCTACCGCTCGATCCGCGGCAGCTCGTTCGGCTACTACAACAGCGATGCAGAAAACACGGTGCGGGAGTTCAATCATCCCGGTTACCCCGGCTACATCTACATCGGCTTCCGAGTCGCGCTGCCGGAGGCCGGGCTGAAAAAAACCGGCACACGGTAA
- a CDS encoding DUF5696 domain-containing protein, with translation MGNQGKCLELDAEAFRFRAAGSVFRCRPEQLLRGKVYARPEKRTYEVRNFTFRELASTASRLVLEARNREFGFSATLDFTVSDDRLSVRIDPFKLIETRSASFRLLELSLLPGLLETERGEEAEWLLPAYTGALAEPGRLTTDCRTRNRFYMDQSEWEKFNQFNAFCVMTRRGSLLAIVAEGDFSAWCDSEVEDGFCRCFTTFRLRHAPDELLSSGPMRIDYRMRAARVPWPELAMQYRSCLIEETGVIPLSERLDGNPVLAYAAEAARIKLFLATKYPTVPDGSSPVRVHATFAEAGKILDALRGRGLEKAIVTLVGWNIDGHDGAYPTRFPVDPRLGGEEGLKALIAKATAMGYQIVVHDNVTDAYLRSPDLDCDMLSTDEYGERQISGIWAGGEAYKLCPAVCLERYGATLDRIHALGFHGCAYLDAQTTGLFRCSHPKHPADEREFALSLCRILEYVRRLYGASSSENCASYALPYCDEAANLGRSGWEQFRSRLDDGFNRLVSRIVPFYNVAVHGLVIYRSCWSSRTGLFGLYENLGNDWFEFEYTPGGLGCDFRDALDDVEASARIRRELPDLAGSFVEEYRENEDGIFIRFTHDITFTFHTKGGTLTITRGSRVIAVINQNRDEK, from the coding sequence GTGGGGAATCAGGGGAAGTGTCTGGAACTTGATGCGGAGGCGTTCCGTTTTCGCGCGGCCGGGAGCGTGTTCCGGTGCCGGCCGGAGCAGCTGCTGCGGGGAAAGGTTTACGCGCGGCCGGAAAAGAGGACTTATGAGGTCCGGAATTTCACCTTCCGGGAACTGGCTTCGACCGCCTCGCGGCTCGTGCTCGAAGCCCGGAACCGGGAGTTCGGCTTCTCGGCCACGCTCGATTTCACCGTTTCCGATGACCGGCTTTCCGTCAGGATCGATCCGTTCAAGCTCATCGAAACCCGCTCGGCATCGTTCCGGCTGCTGGAACTTTCCCTGCTGCCGGGGCTGCTCGAGACGGAGCGCGGCGAGGAGGCCGAATGGCTGCTCCCCGCCTACACCGGCGCGCTGGCCGAACCCGGCAGACTCACGACGGACTGCCGGACCCGCAACCGTTTCTACATGGATCAGTCGGAGTGGGAGAAGTTCAACCAGTTCAACGCCTTCTGCGTCATGACGCGGCGCGGCTCGCTGCTCGCCATCGTCGCCGAGGGGGATTTCTCCGCCTGGTGCGACTCCGAAGTCGAAGACGGCTTCTGCCGCTGTTTCACAACCTTCCGGCTCCGGCACGCGCCGGACGAGCTGCTTTCGAGCGGCCCGATGCGGATCGATTACCGGATGCGCGCCGCCCGTGTCCCGTGGCCGGAGCTGGCCATGCAGTACCGGAGCTGTCTTATCGAAGAGACCGGCGTCATCCCGCTGTCCGAGCGGCTGGACGGCAACCCGGTGCTGGCCTACGCGGCGGAAGCGGCGCGGATCAAACTGTTCCTGGCGACCAAATATCCGACCGTGCCGGACGGCTCCTCTCCGGTCCGGGTCCACGCGACCTTCGCGGAAGCCGGAAAAATTCTCGATGCGCTTCGCGGACGCGGACTCGAAAAGGCGATCGTAACGCTGGTCGGCTGGAACATCGACGGCCACGACGGCGCTTATCCGACTCGCTTTCCCGTCGATCCGCGTCTCGGAGGCGAAGAAGGGTTGAAAGCGCTGATCGCCAAAGCCACGGCGATGGGCTACCAGATCGTCGTGCACGACAATGTGACCGACGCATACCTGCGATCGCCGGACCTCGACTGCGACATGCTTTCGACTGATGAATACGGCGAACGGCAGATCTCCGGAATCTGGGCAGGCGGGGAAGCGTACAAGCTGTGTCCGGCCGTCTGCCTCGAACGCTACGGCGCCACGCTCGACCGGATTCACGCGCTCGGATTCCACGGCTGCGCCTATCTCGATGCGCAGACGACCGGACTCTTCCGGTGCAGCCACCCGAAGCATCCGGCCGACGAACGCGAATTCGCGCTGTCGCTCTGCCGCATCCTCGAATATGTGCGCAGACTCTACGGCGCTTCGTCCTCCGAAAACTGCGCCTCCTATGCGCTGCCCTACTGCGATGAAGCCGCCAATCTCGGCCGCTCCGGGTGGGAGCAGTTCCGCTCCCGGCTGGACGACGGATTCAACCGGCTGGTTTCGCGGATCGTCCCGTTCTACAACGTCGCCGTCCACGGACTGGTCATCTACCGGAGCTGCTGGAGCAGCCGGACCGGGCTCTTCGGCCTCTACGAGAATCTGGGGAACGACTGGTTCGAATTCGAATACACGCCGGGCGGGCTCGGCTGCGACTTCCGCGACGCGCTGGACGACGTCGAAGCGAGCGCGCGCATCCGGCGCGAACTGCCCGACCTGGCCGGCAGTTTCGTCGAGGAGTACAGGGAAAATGAAGACGGAATCTTCATCCGGTTCACGCACGATATCACTTTCACCTTCCATACGAAAGGAGGCACTCTGACCATTACCCGAGGCTCCCGAGTCATTGCAGTCATCAACCAGAACAGGGATGAAAAATGA